From one Plantibacter flavus genomic stretch:
- a CDS encoding dienelactone hydrolase family protein, producing the protein MTTITLTKGLTAYRADPPKGVELRGGLVLIHEIWGLVPHITDVADRFAAEGYLVIAPDILSGAGVTPEIGAELESLVFNSDEATRTAAQPKLREKLSASKSPEYAEEALGYLGKAVDALFDEEGIDGRVAVVGFCFGGGYSFALAAADRRIRAAVPFYGYPPEPEAVTSIACPVLAFYGDQDEGLMKSLPELTTTMEDARVEFTATVYPEAGHAFFNDTNTITYREDAAADAWVKTLAFLDTSLGNA; encoded by the coding sequence ATGACGACCATCACGCTGACCAAGGGCCTCACCGCCTACCGCGCCGACCCGCCGAAGGGCGTCGAACTCCGCGGCGGGCTCGTGCTCATCCACGAGATCTGGGGCCTCGTCCCGCACATCACCGACGTCGCCGACCGCTTCGCCGCGGAGGGGTACCTCGTCATCGCGCCCGACATCCTGAGTGGTGCCGGCGTCACGCCCGAGATCGGTGCGGAGCTGGAGAGCCTCGTCTTCAACAGCGACGAGGCGACGAGGACCGCGGCACAGCCGAAGCTGCGCGAGAAGCTCTCGGCCTCGAAGTCGCCCGAGTACGCCGAGGAGGCGCTCGGGTATCTGGGGAAGGCCGTCGACGCCCTGTTCGACGAGGAGGGGATCGACGGCCGCGTCGCCGTCGTCGGCTTCTGCTTCGGCGGCGGCTACAGCTTCGCGCTCGCCGCGGCCGACCGCCGCATCCGCGCCGCCGTCCCGTTCTACGGCTACCCGCCCGAGCCCGAGGCCGTGACGAGCATCGCCTGCCCCGTCCTCGCGTTCTACGGTGACCAGGACGAGGGCCTCATGAAGAGCCTGCCCGAGCTGACCACGACGATGGAGGACGCGCGGGTCGAGTTCACCGCGACCGTCTACCCCGAGGCCGGTCACGCCTTCTTCAACGACACCAACACGATCACCTACCGTGAGGACGCGGCCGCCGACGCCTGGGTGAAGACGCTCGCGTTCCTCGACACCTCACTCGGCAACGCCTAA
- a CDS encoding type I polyketide synthase, whose translation MPVRPLAIVGLSARFGGAADAHQYWHNILAARRSGSVVPRSGWDHATFFAPHDPRAVHHAYSDQGSFIDDVEQFAARHFRIPPSRAHAMDPQHRLLLEAARAAWIDAGFERRRVDRSSVGVFVGMAANDYRELTSLRIRAKLLGDDSIHPEPAAADLGAALAARVAGVRPFHAFSMPGCLPNMGPALVSSTLDLGGPSFAVDAACSSSLVALHQAVAAIRSGQCSAALVGGVNLSLVPDAMVAFSRIGALSRNGVCRPFDGDADGFLLGEGVGMIVVKPLEAAIDDHDDVYAVIRGSGVSNDGRAEGPMTPTTDGQLAALRRAYEDAAADPADLGVVEAHGTATPVGDRTELESLAALRRRGASPHRTATVTAVKALVGHTMAAAGIAGIVKAALMARHRVVPGQPRLRSEAHTEVLRDGRLALASHAIDPGDDGLGLIGVSSFGFGGTNAHVVLESPPTRAGRVRRHAAGGPADETLPHLLVFSAADPMLLGEHLRAVLAVLEAADAPSIAGLARTLSSRALASTRLAIVCRTAAELISGLSAALEQLAHGTTGVISADVCTGVHVDEAARRIAFVFPGQGSQTPRMQSDLLDRFPAFRAAAETLNEQVLEETGVDVLAALSAADAETPSGIDRLTSTEVCQPALAVTALATVALLREIGVEPDLVLGHSVGELPALATAGALDAPDAVRLAAVRGHHMRSAATRPGDGMTALGCDAEQAAALLSGIDDAWIAAANDPRQTVVSGTGEALRAVAERCVEHGVSTQPLRVATGFHSPLLEPIRPALVADLSRFRPRAPQVQLVSTVTGRTVETGEELGRQLEENVFSTVRFREAIESASASDVGVYVQIGGGSALLGSVRRSLGDAPDVRVISSSASAPDDAATFLRLIGRLTVLGADLDLASLVPPDTAGVALPIAPLPTEPYWVVGPDAAAPTTTPREPTSEPHRPPSPVEQDPHSMHHNPHDLPPSPLAGRPSAGPPIQPRAADAQADHLPGLLALMNRQLSLIEGSGQAGRAPASTNPFRWSTEPGSPQSEVVARMGLAASRSHRAEYDAVILGMVSRISGFPLDLIRPDMHLVEQLGFDSLMMRELITQLHTEWPSLPTPAQLGERFAGRPTVEQVLDGVGSLLHPFAEEPQHRLPRVETNPVAAASPAPADRPTRWTEADARIECFPEAVAMRERRQQTDRNPYFLLHEGIIDATTTIGDAQLVSFSSYNYLGVTGHPVVAETIADAVARYGSSVSASRFLSGERPIHAELEQELADLLQVESALTLVSGHATNVSVIGHLVEPGDLIVHDSLAHDSIIQGAKLSGATRRSFPHNDVNALDELLSAIRGGFRRVLIVVEGVYSMDGDLVPLPQLIELKRRHGALVLVDEAHSIGTVGANGGGVGEHFGVDRSDIDLWCGTMSKSLAGCGGYVGGTAAAIDYLKYSVPGFVYSVGITPANAAASLAALRLMRDEPERLSRLRQNADRFRETARAAGIDIGDSADSPVVPCIVGSSERALALATALFDHGFSVNPILYPAVPDDQARLRFFITAEHTTEQIQRVVDITASELNRITHDMKVSA comes from the coding sequence GTGCCCGTTCGACCACTCGCCATCGTCGGCCTGTCCGCCCGCTTCGGTGGCGCGGCAGACGCCCACCAGTACTGGCACAACATCCTGGCGGCCCGACGCAGCGGCTCCGTCGTCCCCCGCTCGGGATGGGATCACGCCACCTTCTTCGCGCCGCACGACCCCAGAGCGGTGCATCACGCCTACTCCGACCAGGGTTCCTTCATCGACGACGTCGAGCAGTTCGCGGCGCGGCACTTTCGCATCCCGCCCAGCCGGGCGCACGCGATGGACCCGCAACATCGCCTGCTCCTCGAGGCTGCACGAGCCGCCTGGATCGACGCCGGGTTCGAACGTCGTCGTGTCGACCGGTCGTCCGTCGGCGTGTTCGTCGGGATGGCCGCGAACGACTATCGAGAACTCACCTCCCTCCGCATCCGGGCGAAGCTCCTCGGCGACGACTCCATCCATCCCGAGCCCGCCGCAGCGGACCTCGGGGCGGCGCTGGCGGCGCGCGTCGCCGGCGTGCGTCCGTTCCACGCGTTCTCGATGCCCGGGTGCCTGCCGAACATGGGGCCGGCGCTGGTGAGCAGCACGCTCGACCTCGGCGGCCCGAGCTTCGCCGTCGACGCCGCGTGTTCCAGCAGCCTCGTCGCGCTGCACCAGGCGGTCGCCGCCATCCGATCCGGGCAGTGCTCGGCGGCGCTCGTCGGCGGCGTCAACCTGAGCCTCGTCCCGGATGCGATGGTCGCCTTCTCGCGGATCGGTGCACTGTCACGGAACGGGGTGTGCCGACCGTTCGACGGCGATGCCGACGGATTCCTCCTCGGCGAGGGCGTCGGCATGATCGTCGTCAAACCGCTCGAGGCCGCCATCGACGACCACGACGACGTCTACGCGGTCATCCGCGGCTCCGGGGTGTCCAACGACGGCCGGGCCGAAGGGCCGATGACGCCGACGACGGATGGACAGCTGGCGGCGCTCCGCCGGGCCTACGAGGACGCCGCGGCCGACCCCGCCGACCTGGGTGTCGTCGAGGCGCACGGCACGGCCACCCCGGTGGGCGACCGCACCGAGCTGGAATCGCTGGCGGCGCTGCGTCGTCGCGGGGCATCGCCGCACCGGACCGCCACGGTCACGGCCGTGAAGGCGCTCGTGGGGCACACGATGGCGGCGGCCGGGATCGCCGGCATCGTCAAAGCGGCACTCATGGCGAGGCATCGGGTCGTCCCCGGGCAGCCCCGCCTGCGTTCGGAGGCGCACACCGAGGTCCTCCGAGACGGCCGCCTGGCGCTCGCCTCACACGCCATCGACCCGGGCGACGACGGTCTGGGCCTCATCGGCGTCAGCTCGTTCGGGTTCGGCGGCACCAACGCGCACGTGGTGCTCGAATCACCGCCGACGCGAGCAGGTCGAGTCCGTCGGCATGCCGCTGGGGGACCGGCCGACGAAACGCTCCCGCACCTCCTCGTGTTCTCGGCCGCCGACCCCATGCTGCTCGGCGAGCACCTTCGTGCGGTCCTCGCCGTCCTCGAGGCCGCCGACGCACCGTCCATCGCCGGCCTCGCACGGACCCTGAGCTCTCGGGCGCTCGCGAGCACCCGGCTGGCGATCGTGTGCCGCACCGCCGCCGAGCTGATCTCCGGGCTGTCGGCCGCCTTAGAGCAGCTCGCCCACGGAACCACCGGGGTGATCTCCGCGGACGTCTGCACCGGGGTCCATGTCGACGAGGCCGCTCGGCGGATCGCCTTCGTCTTCCCCGGGCAGGGCAGCCAGACCCCGCGGATGCAGTCGGACCTCCTCGATCGATTCCCCGCCTTCCGTGCAGCTGCCGAGACACTGAACGAGCAGGTGCTCGAGGAGACCGGGGTCGATGTGCTCGCGGCGCTCTCCGCGGCCGACGCCGAGACCCCCTCCGGAATCGACCGTCTGACGTCCACCGAGGTCTGCCAACCCGCGCTCGCGGTGACGGCGCTCGCCACCGTGGCGCTGTTGCGCGAGATCGGCGTGGAGCCCGACCTCGTCCTCGGGCACAGCGTCGGCGAGCTTCCCGCCCTGGCGACGGCGGGCGCGCTCGATGCGCCCGACGCCGTGCGGCTCGCCGCGGTCCGCGGACACCACATGCGATCGGCTGCGACGCGACCCGGCGACGGCATGACGGCCCTCGGCTGCGACGCCGAGCAGGCCGCAGCGCTCCTCAGCGGCATCGACGACGCGTGGATCGCGGCCGCCAACGATCCCCGGCAGACGGTGGTGAGTGGAACCGGCGAGGCCCTGCGAGCCGTCGCGGAACGGTGCGTCGAGCACGGGGTGTCGACTCAACCCCTGCGCGTCGCCACCGGGTTCCACTCGCCTCTGCTCGAGCCGATCCGGCCGGCCCTCGTGGCGGACCTGTCGCGGTTCCGGCCTCGCGCGCCGCAGGTGCAGCTCGTGTCGACCGTGACGGGCCGCACGGTCGAGACGGGCGAGGAGCTGGGTCGTCAGCTCGAGGAGAACGTCTTCTCCACGGTGCGGTTCCGCGAGGCGATCGAGTCGGCGTCCGCATCCGACGTCGGCGTCTACGTCCAGATCGGTGGGGGGTCGGCGCTGCTCGGGTCCGTCCGACGCTCCCTGGGTGATGCGCCCGACGTACGCGTCATCTCAAGCAGCGCGTCGGCGCCGGACGACGCGGCGACCTTCCTCCGACTCATCGGTCGGCTGACGGTGCTGGGCGCCGACCTCGACCTGGCATCGCTCGTCCCACCAGACACCGCGGGTGTGGCGCTGCCGATCGCGCCGCTGCCGACCGAGCCGTACTGGGTCGTCGGCCCGGACGCCGCCGCCCCGACGACCACGCCCCGAGAACCCACATCCGAGCCGCACCGACCACCCTCCCCCGTCGAACAGGATCCCCACTCCATGCACCACAACCCTCACGACCTGCCGCCCTCCCCCCTCGCCGGACGACCGTCGGCAGGACCGCCGATCCAGCCGCGAGCCGCCGACGCCCAGGCCGACCACCTGCCCGGACTGCTCGCCCTCATGAACCGCCAGCTGAGCCTCATCGAGGGTTCCGGGCAGGCCGGACGTGCGCCCGCGTCGACGAATCCGTTCCGTTGGTCGACGGAACCCGGCTCGCCGCAGTCGGAGGTGGTCGCCCGGATGGGCCTCGCAGCCTCCCGGTCGCATCGTGCCGAATACGACGCGGTCATCCTCGGCATGGTGTCGCGCATCAGCGGGTTCCCGCTGGACCTGATCCGGCCCGACATGCACCTCGTCGAACAGCTCGGATTCGATTCGCTGATGATGCGTGAGCTGATCACCCAGCTGCACACGGAGTGGCCATCGTTGCCGACCCCGGCGCAGCTCGGCGAGCGCTTCGCCGGACGGCCCACCGTGGAGCAGGTGCTGGACGGCGTCGGCTCCCTGCTGCACCCGTTCGCCGAGGAGCCGCAGCACCGGCTCCCGCGGGTCGAGACGAACCCGGTGGCTGCCGCTTCTCCGGCGCCGGCCGACCGCCCGACCCGATGGACCGAGGCCGACGCCCGCATCGAGTGCTTCCCGGAGGCGGTCGCCATGCGGGAACGCCGGCAGCAGACGGACCGCAACCCCTACTTCCTGCTGCATGAGGGGATCATCGACGCCACGACGACGATCGGCGACGCCCAGCTCGTGAGCTTCTCCAGTTACAACTACCTCGGTGTCACCGGCCACCCCGTGGTCGCCGAGACGATCGCCGACGCCGTGGCCCGATACGGCAGCTCGGTGTCCGCCAGCCGGTTCCTGTCCGGTGAGCGCCCGATCCATGCCGAGCTCGAGCAGGAGCTCGCCGACCTCCTCCAGGTGGAGTCGGCGCTCACCCTGGTGAGCGGCCACGCGACGAACGTGAGCGTCATCGGGCACCTGGTGGAACCGGGCGACCTCATCGTCCACGACAGCCTCGCGCACGACAGCATCATCCAGGGGGCGAAGCTCTCCGGAGCCACCCGGCGGTCCTTTCCCCACAACGACGTGAACGCGCTCGACGAGCTCCTCAGCGCGATCCGCGGCGGGTTCCGCCGAGTCCTCATCGTCGTGGAGGGCGTCTACAGCATGGACGGCGACCTCGTGCCGCTCCCGCAGCTCATCGAGCTGAAGCGGCGGCACGGCGCACTGGTGCTCGTCGATGAGGCGCACAGCATCGGAACGGTGGGCGCCAACGGCGGCGGGGTCGGCGAACACTTCGGTGTCGACCGCTCGGACATCGACCTCTGGTGCGGCACGATGTCGAAGTCGCTCGCCGGATGCGGCGGCTACGTCGGTGGCACCGCCGCCGCGATCGACTACCTCAAGTACTCCGTGCCCGGGTTCGTGTACAGCGTCGGCATCACCCCGGCGAACGCGGCCGCGTCACTCGCCGCCCTCCGGCTCATGCGCGACGAGCCCGAGCGCCTGAGCCGCCTGCGGCAGAACGCCGACCGCTTCCGCGAGACGGCCCGGGCCGCCGGCATCGACATCGGCGACAGCGCCGACTCGCCCGTCGTGCCGTGCATCGTCGGCAGCTCGGAACGGGCACTCGCCCTGGCGACGGCGCTCTTCGACCACGGCTTCAGCGTCAACCCGATCCTGTACCCGGCCGTGCCGGACGACCAGGCGCGGCTCCGCTTCTTCATCACCGCGGAGCACACCACCGAGCAGATCCAGCGGGTCGTGGACATCACGGCATCCGAACTCAACCGCATCACGCACGACATGAAGGTATCCGCATGA
- a CDS encoding LacI family DNA-binding transcriptional regulator — protein sequence MATMRDVARLAGVSVATVSFVVNDSKPVSPATRLRVESAMVELDFRRNAVARALASRRTRIIALLFPVLQHRLSDNAARFFTGAAEAAAELGYTVVLWPEPSEPDALREFTSDGLIDGVILMEVRLDDHRVDRLLAAGTPLTLIGRTRDPSGLDYVDVDFEGMVELSIDRLQALGHREFALLEEVERADLDGYGPVVRVQETFHAVCAARGLRARTLQCTPDPAGGREIAATLQAEAPEVTAVLVLNDRAALGFVSELGRRGVSVPDDVSVVLVASTREVSEAADPALAVTLLPAAQLGRMGVETLVGRLDGTLGELRHELVMGAFLEGASLAPPPD from the coding sequence ATGGCAACGATGCGTGACGTCGCGCGACTCGCAGGGGTCTCGGTCGCCACGGTGTCGTTCGTCGTCAACGATTCGAAGCCGGTGTCCCCGGCCACTCGACTGCGGGTGGAGTCGGCGATGGTCGAGTTGGACTTCCGCCGGAACGCGGTCGCCCGCGCTCTCGCGAGCCGTCGGACCCGCATCATCGCACTGCTGTTCCCGGTGTTGCAGCATCGACTGTCCGACAACGCGGCCCGCTTCTTCACCGGTGCTGCGGAGGCTGCTGCCGAGCTCGGGTACACCGTCGTCCTCTGGCCGGAGCCGAGCGAACCCGACGCGCTTCGCGAGTTCACCTCAGATGGCCTCATCGACGGCGTCATCCTCATGGAGGTGCGGCTCGACGACCATCGGGTCGACCGTCTGCTCGCGGCCGGGACGCCACTGACGCTCATCGGTCGGACGCGCGACCCCTCCGGTCTCGACTACGTCGACGTCGACTTCGAGGGGATGGTCGAGTTGTCCATCGATCGTCTGCAGGCCCTCGGTCATCGGGAGTTCGCCCTGCTCGAGGAGGTCGAGCGGGCCGACCTCGACGGCTACGGCCCAGTGGTCCGCGTGCAGGAGACGTTCCATGCCGTGTGCGCGGCCCGTGGACTCCGCGCTCGGACGCTCCAGTGCACTCCCGATCCAGCCGGTGGTCGCGAGATCGCGGCGACCCTCCAGGCGGAGGCGCCCGAGGTCACGGCCGTCCTCGTACTCAACGATCGGGCGGCCCTCGGTTTCGTGAGCGAGCTCGGCAGGCGCGGCGTCTCGGTCCCCGACGACGTGTCCGTCGTCCTCGTCGCCTCCACCCGAGAGGTGTCGGAAGCGGCCGACCCGGCGCTTGCCGTCACATTGCTGCCCGCCGCCCAGCTCGGCCGGATGGGCGTCGAGACCCTCGTCGGCCGGCTCGACGGCACCCTCGGTGAACTGCGTCACGAACTCGTCATGGGCGCCTTCCTCGAGGGCGCGTCCCTCGCGCCGCCGCCCGATTGA
- a CDS encoding alpha/beta hydrolase — MDWLWNLDVIDGPLVWVLDALSIAGLLYLVIRRSGLLWYLSAAIALLAGALLALGTVWLLFDVLNLFGGPLIRAAEPWLIGVFAGIALAVLTICWRVSWQRRVIAVACILVFGATAALGVNGAYGVQTTLGSMFHVQNRKPISLVTPTSTPTGDPARPLYETWKPPADLPKTGRFGPLPTGDRIPNTNSGFDARPAQVYYPPAALVKDPPALPFVLMMMGQPGDPDAKWIGEALDAIAADHQGLAPIALVVDQLGDPSVDPLCIDGRYGKVETYVTQDVLPWAKANLHILESPKDWTVAGYSAGGSCAIYYGAKYPQTFGNVVSVSGEEYPGASVPADSLRTMFDGDQNAYDAIKPATIMAKTRYADTEAFFSAGTADTVYTDMMGRAAATATAAGWKVQTFAIPGGDHGVSSLTGGLDQTLRALYPRIGLQRP, encoded by the coding sequence ATGGACTGGCTGTGGAACCTCGACGTCATCGACGGTCCACTCGTCTGGGTGCTCGACGCGCTCAGCATCGCCGGCCTGCTGTACCTCGTCATCCGTCGGTCCGGGCTGCTGTGGTACCTGAGCGCCGCCATCGCCCTCCTGGCCGGTGCGCTCCTCGCGCTGGGGACGGTCTGGCTGCTCTTCGACGTGCTCAACCTCTTCGGCGGGCCGTTGATCCGTGCCGCGGAGCCCTGGTTGATCGGCGTCTTCGCCGGCATCGCGCTCGCCGTCCTCACCATCTGCTGGCGCGTCTCGTGGCAGCGGCGCGTCATCGCCGTCGCCTGCATCCTCGTCTTCGGCGCGACCGCGGCGCTGGGCGTCAACGGCGCGTACGGCGTCCAGACCACCCTCGGGTCGATGTTCCACGTCCAGAACCGCAAGCCGATCAGCCTCGTGACACCGACGAGCACGCCCACCGGCGATCCGGCCCGTCCGCTGTACGAGACGTGGAAGCCGCCGGCCGACCTGCCGAAGACAGGCAGGTTCGGCCCGCTTCCCACGGGCGACCGGATCCCGAACACGAACTCCGGGTTCGACGCCCGCCCGGCGCAGGTCTACTACCCACCCGCCGCGCTCGTGAAAGATCCCCCGGCGCTCCCCTTCGTCCTCATGATGATGGGACAACCGGGAGACCCCGACGCGAAGTGGATCGGCGAGGCGCTCGACGCGATCGCCGCCGACCATCAGGGGCTCGCCCCCATCGCGCTCGTCGTGGACCAGCTCGGCGACCCTTCCGTGGATCCGCTGTGCATCGACGGGCGGTACGGGAAGGTGGAGACCTACGTCACGCAGGACGTCCTCCCCTGGGCGAAGGCGAACCTGCACATCCTCGAATCGCCGAAGGACTGGACGGTCGCCGGATACTCGGCCGGCGGCAGCTGTGCGATCTACTACGGAGCCAAGTACCCGCAGACCTTCGGCAACGTCGTCAGTGTCTCGGGTGAGGAGTATCCGGGCGCCAGCGTCCCTGCGGACAGCCTGCGCACGATGTTCGACGGCGACCAGAACGCGTACGACGCGATCAAACCGGCGACCATCATGGCGAAGACGAGATACGCCGACACGGAGGCGTTCTTCTCCGCCGGGACCGCGGACACGGTGTACACCGACATGATGGGGCGCGCCGCAGCCACCGCGACGGCCGCCGGCTGGAAGGTCCAGACCTTCGCGATACCGGGCGGCGACCACGGGGTCAGCTCACTCACGGGCGGGCTGGACCAGACGCTCCGCGCGCTCTACCCGCGGATCGGCCTCCAACGACCGTGA
- a CDS encoding glycine--tRNA ligase: protein MAEQSHLESVITLAQHRGFVFPSGDIYGGTRSAWDYGPLGVELKENIKRQWWNAFVRGRGDMVGLDSAVILPTPVWEASGHVKVFSDPLTESLITHKRYRADHLFEAYEAEHGHPPENGLADIPDPEHPSKVGQWTEIRQMSGLLKTFLGVVDDESGLHYLRPETAQGIFTNFANVLQTARKKPPFGIGQIGKAFRNEITPGNFIFRTREFEQMEIEFFVEPGTDDEWQQTWMDLCWAWFIDLGMTPDNIRWFEHPQEKLAHYSKRTVDIEYKFGFAGSEWGELMGVANRTDYDLKVHAEQSGKDLSYFDQAKNERYMPYVIEPSFGLTRALMAFLVDAYEEQELPPNAKGKIEKRTVLHLDPRLAPVKVAVLPLSRNEALSPLARQIGDELRGSWNIDFDDSGAIGRRYRRQDEIGTPYCVTVDFDSLEDNAVTVRDRDSMQQERVAIDELYAYLATRLKGA from the coding sequence ATGGCAGAGCAGTCCCATCTCGAGTCCGTCATCACCCTGGCCCAGCACCGCGGCTTCGTCTTCCCGTCGGGAGACATCTACGGCGGTACGCGGTCTGCGTGGGATTACGGGCCCCTGGGCGTCGAGCTCAAGGAGAACATCAAGCGCCAGTGGTGGAACGCGTTCGTGCGTGGCCGCGGCGACATGGTCGGTCTCGACTCCGCCGTCATCCTGCCCACCCCGGTCTGGGAGGCGTCCGGTCACGTCAAGGTCTTCAGCGACCCGCTGACCGAATCACTCATCACCCACAAGCGGTACCGGGCCGACCACCTGTTCGAGGCGTACGAGGCCGAGCACGGCCACCCGCCGGAGAACGGCCTCGCCGACATCCCCGACCCCGAGCACCCCTCGAAGGTCGGCCAGTGGACCGAGATCCGCCAGATGTCCGGCCTGCTGAAGACCTTCCTCGGCGTCGTCGACGACGAGTCTGGTCTCCACTACCTGCGTCCCGAGACCGCGCAGGGCATCTTCACGAACTTCGCGAACGTGCTGCAGACGGCCCGCAAGAAGCCGCCGTTCGGCATCGGCCAGATCGGCAAGGCGTTCCGCAACGAGATCACGCCCGGCAACTTCATCTTCCGCACCCGCGAGTTCGAGCAGATGGAGATCGAGTTCTTCGTCGAGCCTGGCACGGACGACGAATGGCAGCAGACCTGGATGGACCTCTGCTGGGCCTGGTTCATCGACCTCGGCATGACGCCCGACAACATCCGTTGGTTCGAGCACCCGCAGGAGAAGCTGGCGCACTACTCGAAGCGCACCGTCGACATCGAGTACAAGTTCGGCTTCGCCGGCAGCGAGTGGGGCGAGCTCATGGGCGTCGCGAACCGCACCGACTACGACCTCAAGGTGCACGCCGAGCAGTCCGGCAAGGACCTCAGCTACTTCGACCAGGCCAAGAACGAGCGGTACATGCCGTACGTCATCGAGCCGTCGTTCGGTCTGACCCGTGCGCTCATGGCCTTCCTCGTCGACGCGTACGAGGAGCAGGAGCTGCCGCCGAACGCCAAGGGCAAGATCGAGAAGCGCACCGTGCTGCACCTCGACCCGCGTCTCGCGCCCGTCAAGGTCGCCGTGCTGCCGCTGTCCCGCAACGAGGCGCTGTCGCCGCTCGCCCGCCAGATCGGCGACGAGCTGCGCGGCTCGTGGAACATCGACTTCGACGACTCGGGTGCGATCGGCCGCCGCTACCGTCGTCAGGACGAGATCGGCACCCCGTACTGCGTGACCGTCGACTTCGACTCGCTTGAGGACAACGCCGTGACGGTCCGCGACCGCGACAGCATGCAGCAGGAGCGTGTCGCCATCGACGAGCTGTACGCCTACCTCGCCACCCGCCTTAAGGGCGCGTAG